One Capsicum annuum cultivar UCD-10X-F1 chromosome 2, UCD10Xv1.1, whole genome shotgun sequence genomic window carries:
- the LOC124896309 gene encoding uncharacterized protein LOC124896309, whose translation MASELRSTSTSFEELPSISTEKVSNTHPMYIHPSDTPGSVLIPVKLTGSKNSGLWRRSMTIALQAKRKLGFVIGTCRKEQFSTELHEDWETCNAIVLSWIMNTVSASLLSGIVYSSSTHLVWEDLKEHFDKVNRVRIFQLHREIVIISQGTDLIATYFTRLRELWDEYDDLVPTPGRGGHVKEDCYWLVGHPGQSDDHKKVHDDDSKRKDYAGNPERKPYNPHYDRKSYNPHFDRKGTFAANNVMIKVRRSYVTEHGASNNPSSSTGVQTFTDEQYRQLQEMKNDKKQQHDNHTNLADSGATQHVASNLNLLENIVETKYSAYQHIHLLNENTSNITHVGAAEFINNMRVDNVLHDLYSGRVMGIGREEGSLYIVKSVKIVRSDNGTEFFNVQCQNLFDSYGIIHQSSCVYTLQQNDIVERKHRHILNIARALKFQAHIPARYWGECIEGSVYLLNRLPSEVLQGQSPYVLLHHKVPSLDHLKVFGCLCYATNLVPSDKFDLRAKTVVMMGYSTTQKGYKQFDCATKTFFVSRDVFKKHMFSFSTSFTGGDTGQEGVEPYTTEDDASQEETVEDPYAAAGDTNITGDDDDEHHEIAGGNVNNEDTGENIVQEQEHEHVLHKNHSTSPRRSERAIKPPLWHEDYVTTKGREKSSYPISNYV comes from the exons ATGGCATCGGAATTACGATCTACCTCAACTTCCTTCGAGGAATTACCTTCCATATCAACAGAAAAGGTGAGCAATACTCATCCTATGTATATTCATCCATCTGATACACCAGGATCGGTACTGATTCCGGTCAAATTAACTGGGTCAAAAAATTCTGGCTTGTGGCGGCGATCGATGACAATCGCATTGCAAGCAAAAAGGAAATTGGGATTTGTTATAGGTACTTGCAGAAAGGAGCAGTTCAGTACTGAATTGCACGAAGATTGGGAGACTTGCAACGCGATTGTACTTTCGTGGATCATGAATACAGTCTCTGCGAGCCTCCTTAGTGGGATTGTGTACTCATCGAGTACACATCTGGTATGGGAAGACTTGAAGGAGCATTTTGATAAAGTTAACCGAGTTCGTATTTTCCAGTTGCATCGTGAAATTGTCATAATTTCTCAAGGTACAGATTTAATAGCAACATACTTCACTCGATTGAGGGAGCTCTGGGATGAGTATGATGATTTGGTCCCCACACCAG GCAGAGGAGGCCATGTCAAGGAAGATTGTTATTGGTTGGTTGGGCATCCTGGACAGTCTGATGATCACAAGAAGGTTCATGATGATGACTCCAAAAGAAAAGATTACGCTGGGAATCCTGAGAGAAAGCCATACAATCCACACTATGATAGAAAATCATATAACCCTCATTTCGATAGAAAAGGAACCTTTGCAGCAAACAATGTTATGATCAAAGTTAGAAGGTCTTATGTCACTGAGCATGGTGCTTCAAATAACCCTAGTTCTAGTACAGGTGTGCAGACCTTCACAGATGAGCAGTATAGACAGCTCCAAGAGATGAAGAATGATAAGAAGCAGCAGCATGATAATCACACTAATCTGGCAG ACTCCGGTGCTACACAGCATGTGGCATCCAATCTTAATCTACTAGAGAACATAGTTGAGACAAAGTATTCAGCTTATCAACATATACATTTACTGAATGAAAACACATCTAACATCACACATGTAGGAGCTGCTGAGTTCATAAACAATATGAGAGTGGATAATGTTTTGCAT GATCTTTACAGTGGCAGGGTGATGGGGATTGGTAGGGAGGAAGGAAGTTTGTACATAGTGAAGTCAG TAAAAATTGTCAGATCAGATAATGGTACTGAATTCTTCAATGTGCAGTGTCAGAATCTTTTTGACTCTTATGGTATTATTCATCAGAGTAGTTGTGTCTATACTCTTCAACAAAATGACATTGTTGAACGAAAGCATAGACACATTTTGAATATTGCTAGAGCATTAAAATTTCAGGCTCATATCCCTGCCAGATACTGGGGTGAATGTATTGAAGGTTCTGTATATCTACTAAATAGATTACCCAGTGAGGTTCTGCAAGGTCAATCACCTTATGTGTTGCTGCATCATAAGGTGCCTTCCCTTGATCATTTAAAGGTTTTTGGATGTTTGTGCTACGCTACAAATTTGGTGCCATCTGATAAATTTGATTTGAGAGCAAAAACTGTTGTCATGATGGGATATTCTACCACCCAAAAGGGATACAAGCAATTTGATTGTGCTACAAAAACTTTTTTTGTTAGCAGGGATGTATTCAAGAAGCATATGTTTTCTTTCTCTACTTCTTTTACTG GAGGTGATACTGGTCAAGAAGGTGTAGAACCATATACAACAGAAGATGATGCTAGTCAAGAAGAAACTGTAGAAGACCCATATGCAGCAGCAGGTGATACTAATATAactggtgatgatgatgatgaacatcATGAAATTGCTGGTGGCAATGTTAACAATGAAGATACTGGAGAAAACATAGTCCAAGAACAGGAACATGAACATGTTCTTCATAAAAACCATAGTACATCTCCAAGAAGGTCCGAAAGAGCTATTAAACCACCATTATGGCATGAGGATTATGTCACCACAAAGGGAAGAGAGAAATCATCCTACCCCATATCAAATTATGTGTAA